The stretch of DNA TTATTAAGGAGATAAAACTTGCAGATAACAATTTTTCAGAAACTGATTTAAAATTTGCTTTTTATATAGATACTTTTATTTTTAATTTTAAAGGAATAAAAAACATTTTTATATAACAAATAAATCATTTGTCTCGCAAATAAACCTGGAAAAAATCGAGCTAAAAGACCATTTTGTGGAACAGCGGCTCTTGCAAACCGAACTTTCCAACCAAACCTCTGGCATACATCCATGAAATCCTTGTGGGTCCATAACCTCACATGTTCCTTCATATGGTATAACACGTCAGTAATAGGCACCCTGCCAAAAAGCAACCGGAGCCTGTGCTGCCAATAGCCACAATTTGGAATTGAGACAACTATTTTATTGGATATGGTAAACATCTTTGCGATAGCATCTTCAGCATCAGGGATGTGTTCGATGACCTGAAGCATGGTTACTACGTCAAAATGCATATTGCAAAAAAGCTCATTTTCGTTAAAGAAAGGTATTTCCCTTGGGAAGTCAGCTGGTCTGCAAACATCGCAACCTGCTATATTCTTATAACCTTTGCTTTTAAGATAGCTCAGAAACTCTCCACTGCCGCATCCATAATCCAAAATATTATCCGCAGGCCGAATAATATTTGCCGCAATTTCAAACCTTGGATAGAAAGCCCTCGAACTTCCATCCTCGATACGGCGGTTCCAATAATCATTATAGGTTGGAATAGGGTCGATAGGAGCCTTTCGGCTGATGTATCTGGCGCATTGAATTACTGCCTTTAATGGCCTAAGAAACCTTCTAACTATAGGCCGTACAAGCCTACGTGCGCCTGGAATGGGATCTTTCCAACTGAAAACAGCCTCATTAAAGTAGAAATAAGGCTTAAGCCTTTCCCAAAGCGAAACCTTCCATTCAGGATTATTTCGCCTCCATCTCCAATCCTCCCAGTCGCCGAGGATGTCAATCCAATACCTACCGCCATCACGCTGCCTAGCAGTAAACAAATGCTGACCTGTGCTGAGAAGATATTGCTGAAGTGGAAGGTTTACGCCTTTTAATGCCGCCATGCCAATCCAAAAATCTAGACGCGGATTAAGTTCGATAAATTGCCATTTCCCTTCATTCTTATTCCAAATAAACTCAATGCCACCAGGCCCAACGTACTCAATAGCTTTTAAGAACCGCTCAGTTAAACTATATATCTC from Armatimonadota bacterium encodes:
- a CDS encoding methyltransferase domain-containing protein, encoding MNNLPKFSRESKAIVFPAGTVAGYGHIQSLGLAGIPVVAANPAKCDSFYSRYVVERHIVPDPLKDHEAFVQWLVEYGKNQESKPVLFMAEDVFAYIVSLYQAELSPVCLYPYLPLDKLDRFFNKEHMLKFAEQAGVPLPLTLTNPSRNQLLEWDTFPAIIKPLVARFTFRGRKLINTGKFQHLFGSKAAKVNNRQELLEKAAMVEEAEIAYFVQEYLFVSNRELPTIKFVAAEDHSIPAVFIGRKVRQWPADFGTCTVGESDYIPEIYSLTERFLKAIEYVGPGGIEFIWNKNEGKWQFIELNPRLDFWIGMAALKGVNLPLQQYLLSTGQHLFTARQRDGGRYWIDILGDWEDWRWRRNNPEWKVSLWERLKPYFYFNEAVFSWKDPIPGARRLVRPIVRRFLRPLKAVIQCARYISRKAPIDPIPTYNDYWNRRIEDGSSRAFYPRFEIAANIIRPADNILDYGCGSGEFLSYLKSKGYKNIAGCDVCRPADFPREIPFFNENELFCNMHFDVVTMLQVIEHIPDAEDAIAKMFTISNKIVVSIPNCGYWQHRLRLLFGRVPITDVLYHMKEHVRLWTHKDFMDVCQRFGWKVRFARAAVPQNGLLARFFPGLFARQMIYLLYKNVFYSFKIKNKSIYIKSKF